In one window of Ruminococcus hominis DNA:
- a CDS encoding restriction endonuclease produces the protein MDGYKFESQCATILKKKHFKKIEVTKSSCDQGIDIIAYKHGKKYGIQCKYYTYPVGNKAIQEAYAGANFYDCDKVIVMTNITFTKSAIELAEKLDVDLWSNCPTNRFYSIPFRLMEIFNLALLIYGILALFSAKYSSIHLPISIDTITLIFVLSASIFGLLGWRFVLCNLVATISCLYLALHLIVLPALTSARYTYLFLLAFVPSGIYLVHAIWLYLSRKVFD, from the coding sequence ATGGATGGCTATAAATTTGAATCTCAATGTGCCACAATTTTAAAAAAGAAACATTTTAAGAAAATCGAAGTAACAAAAAGCTCTTGTGATCAAGGGATTGACATTATCGCATATAAACACGGAAAAAAATATGGCATACAGTGTAAATATTACACTTACCCCGTTGGTAATAAAGCAATCCAGGAGGCTTATGCAGGAGCAAACTTTTATGATTGTGACAAAGTAATTGTTATGACCAATATAACATTTACAAAATCTGCAATTGAATTGGCCGAAAAACTGGATGTAGATTTATGGAGTAATTGTCCTACTAACCGTTTCTATAGCATCCCTTTCCGTTTAATGGAAATTTTTAACCTTGCACTTTTAATTTACGGAATTTTAGCATTATTTTCTGCAAAATATTCATCCATTCATTTACCGATTTCGATTGATACGATTACACTCATTTTTGTTCTTTCTGCTTCCATATTCGGCTTATTAGGATGGAGGTTTGTTTTATGCAATCTGGTTGCTACTATATCCTGCCTTTATCTTGCGCTTCATTTAATAGTATTACCAGCACTAACTTCAGCAAGGTATACATATTTGTTTCTTCTTGCTTTTGTTCCATCTGGAATATACCTGGTACATGCAATATGGCTTTATCTCAGTCGAAAAGTTTTCGACTGA
- a CDS encoding excisionase, whose protein sequence is MNNNDIPVWEKYTLTIEEASKYFRIGENKLRRLAEENKDAGWLIMNGNRIQIKRRQFEQVIDKLDAI, encoded by the coding sequence ATGAATAACAACGATATTCCCGTATGGGAAAAATACACCCTTACCATTGAAGAAGCGTCAAAGTATTTCCGTATCGGAGAAAACAAGTTAAGACGCTTAGCAGAGGAAAACAAGGACGCTGGCTGGCTCATTATGAATGGCAACCGCATACAGATTAAACGCCGACAGTTTGAACAGGTTATTGACAAATTGGACGCAATCTAA
- a CDS encoding DUF1667 domain-containing protein, protein MKRKELICIGCPMGCPIVVEMEDGKVLSVTGNTCPRGESYARKEVTNPTRIVTTTVRVDGGKVPMINVKTEQDIPKDKIFECIAALRGVTMKAPVHIGDIILENVADTGVNIVAAGNVEYNEA, encoded by the coding sequence ATGAAAAGAAAAGAGTTAATTTGTATCGGATGCCCAATGGGATGTCCGATTGTTGTAGAAATGGAAGATGGGAAAGTTTTGTCTGTCACGGGAAATACATGTCCGCGCGGAGAGTCCTATGCAAGGAAAGAGGTAACGAATCCAACTCGTATTGTAACTACTACAGTCCGGGTTGACGGAGGAAAAGTACCGATGATCAATGTGAAAACAGAACAAGATATACCGAAGGATAAAATTTTTGAGTGCATTGCTGCACTTCGTGGAGTGACAATGAAAGCTCCGGTTCATATAGGAGATATTATTTTGGAAAATGTAGCAGATACAGGAGTCAATATCGTTGCTGCCGGAAATGTGGAGTATAATGAAGCATAA
- a CDS encoding glycerol-3-phosphate responsive antiterminator, protein MDYKFLNALEASPVITAVKDDEGVDACLKSESQVVFILYGDICTISEIVSKVKKAGKLAVVHLDLIHGLASKNIAADFIRKYTEADGVISTKPTIIHRARELGLLTVLRVFLIDSMACENLKTQVNAAKPDVVEVLPGMMPKVIENICPILSVPVIAGGMIREKEDVMALLKAGVISVSSTDSDIWFE, encoded by the coding sequence ATGGATTATAAATTTTTAAATGCGTTAGAAGCATCGCCGGTGATCACTGCAGTGAAGGATGACGAAGGTGTAGATGCCTGCCTCAAAAGTGAAAGCCAGGTTGTATTTATTTTGTATGGAGATATATGTACAATTTCTGAAATTGTTTCCAAAGTGAAGAAAGCAGGAAAACTGGCTGTGGTACATTTGGATTTGATACATGGTTTGGCTTCTAAAAACATTGCGGCAGATTTTATCCGAAAATATACAGAGGCAGATGGTGTTATTTCTACAAAACCAACAATTATACATAGAGCAAGGGAATTAGGATTGCTTACAGTGCTGAGAGTATTTCTGATAGATTCTATGGCGTGTGAAAATCTAAAAACTCAGGTAAATGCAGCAAAACCGGATGTTGTAGAAGTGCTGCCTGGAATGATGCCGAAAGTGATAGAAAATATTTGTCCCATATTGTCAGTGCCGGTAATTGCCGGTGGGATGATCCGGGAAAAAGAAGACGTGATGGCGCTTCTTAAAGCGGGAGTGATAAGTGTTTCATCTACAGATTCAGATATCTGGTTTGAATAA
- a CDS encoding replication initiation factor domain-containing protein, which translates to MDYISIVFETATAEDVIMHILGLPTDIFNVYPASIKYKTYQARWQIGDIYVSGDARKTEDNPQGLGCYLVMTGRGCDDIFRILDSRNCTFGDMFKHCERRYGQDNFHFTRLDIAIDDKNEKPFFTIEQIKKKCEKEEFISNSEGYHFDESKFDDFDTAKTVYIGAGKSGLSYRFYDKDKEVCSKHNKTLEEVGSWKRTEMQLRDDKAHAFAMTFKERPLELGELAFGLLANNLRFVVPNRNESNKSRWKTCRFWERFLGAVEVLKLQVPKQQNSLEETQQWLTEGGVISAVKSFYFLEEHDALGGLEKVGTMLDKARYSNSLSSKLTAHLQRINRTDLIPYIQYDTKHGKGGI; encoded by the coding sequence ATTGATTACATCAGCATTGTATTTGAAACGGCAACTGCTGAAGATGTCATCATGCACATTTTAGGTTTACCGACTGACATTTTCAATGTCTATCCGGCAAGCATTAAATACAAAACCTATCAAGCACGCTGGCAGATTGGAGATATTTATGTATCGGGCGACGCAAGAAAAACAGAGGATAACCCACAAGGGTTAGGCTGTTATCTTGTTATGACCGGCAGAGGGTGTGATGATATTTTCCGTATTCTCGACAGTAGGAATTGTACTTTTGGGGATATGTTCAAACATTGTGAGCGAAGATACGGACAGGATAACTTCCACTTCACAAGGCTTGATATTGCCATTGATGATAAAAACGAAAAGCCATTTTTTACCATAGAGCAGATAAAGAAGAAATGCGAAAAAGAGGAATTTATCTCGAATAGTGAGGGCTACCACTTTGACGAAAGCAAGTTTGATGATTTCGACACCGCAAAGACTGTTTATATCGGTGCTGGTAAATCGGGATTGTCCTACCGCTTTTATGATAAGGATAAGGAAGTCTGTTCAAAACATAATAAGACGCTTGAGGAAGTCGGCAGTTGGAAACGGACAGAAATGCAACTGCGTGATGATAAGGCTCATGCTTTTGCCATGACATTCAAGGAAAGACCGCTGGAACTTGGAGAACTGGCTTTCGGTCTATTGGCAAACAACCTACGCTTTGTCGTACCAAACAGAAACGAAAGTAATAAGAGCAGATGGAAAACTTGTCGGTTTTGGGAACGCTTTTTAGGGGCTGTGGAAGTCTTAAAACTGCAAGTACCAAAACAGCAAAATTCCCTTGAAGAAACACAGCAATGGCTCACAGAGGGTGGCGTGATTTCCGCTGTCAAAAGTTTTTACTTCTTGGAAGAACATGACGCATTAGGCGGACTGGAAAAAGTGGGAACTATGCTTGATAAGGCAAGATACAGCAATTCCCTTTCCAGTAAATTAACCGCCCATTTACAGAGGATAAACCGCACCGACCTTATCCCCTATATCCAGTATGACACGAAACATGGGAAAGGGGGTATCTGA
- the thrS gene encoding threonine--tRNA ligase — MMIITLKDGSKKEYSEAKTVIDVAYDISEGLARAACAGEVDGEVVDLRTVLDKDCELNILTARDEKGLAALRHTASHIMAEAVQNLYPNAKVAIGPSIDTGFYYDFECQSFTRDDLDAIEKEMKKIIKKGAKIERFTKSREEAIAFFKEKNEPYKVELIEDLPEDAEISFYSQGDWVDLCAGPHLMSTKGVKAFKLLSSSGAYWRGDEKKAMLTRIYGTAYATKDELKEHLTQLEEAKKRDHNKLGREMKLFTTVDVIGQGLPLIMPNGVIIMQELQRWIEDEESRRGYVRTKTPLMAKNDLYKISGHWDHYKDGMFVLGDEEKDKEVFALRPMTCPFQYYVYKAEQHSYRDLPLRYGETSTLFRNEDSGEMHGLTRVRQFTISEGHLVVRPDQMVKEFKDCIALAQYCLQVLGVEEDVTYHLSKWDPSNKEKYIGEPEVWEETEGHIRTMLQELNIPFVEDVGEAAFYGPKVDINAKNVYGKEDTMITIQWDALLAEQFDMYYIDENGEKKRPCIIHRTSIGCYERTLAWLIEKYAGMFPTWLCPEQVRVIPISDKYHEYAAKVEAELKANNIRCSVDQRSEKMGYKIREARLNRVPYMLIVGAKEEEEQKVSVRSRYLGDEGSKDLNVFIDAIKDEIQKKTIRKIEVED; from the coding sequence ATGATGATTATTACATTAAAAGATGGATCAAAAAAAGAGTATTCAGAAGCAAAAACAGTAATTGATGTTGCATACGATATTAGCGAAGGTCTTGCACGAGCAGCATGTGCCGGAGAAGTAGATGGTGAAGTTGTAGACCTTAGAACAGTTTTGGATAAAGACTGTGAACTTAATATTCTTACAGCAAGAGATGAGAAAGGTTTAGCTGCACTTCGCCATACAGCATCACATATAATGGCAGAGGCTGTACAGAACCTTTATCCAAATGCAAAAGTTGCAATTGGACCATCAATTGATACAGGATTCTATTATGATTTTGAATGTCAGTCATTTACAAGAGATGATTTGGATGCAATTGAAAAAGAAATGAAGAAAATCATCAAAAAAGGTGCTAAGATTGAAAGATTTACAAAATCAAGAGAAGAAGCAATCGCATTTTTCAAGGAGAAAAATGAACCTTATAAAGTTGAGTTGATTGAAGATCTTCCAGAAGATGCTGAAATTTCTTTCTATTCACAGGGAGATTGGGTAGATCTTTGTGCAGGACCTCATTTGATGAGTACAAAAGGTGTGAAAGCATTTAAATTGTTATCATCTTCAGGAGCTTACTGGAGAGGTGATGAGAAGAAAGCAATGCTGACACGTATTTATGGTACAGCTTACGCTACAAAAGACGAACTCAAAGAGCATTTAACACAATTAGAGGAAGCAAAAAAACGTGATCATAATAAACTCGGACGCGAGATGAAATTATTTACAACAGTAGATGTAATCGGTCAGGGACTTCCGCTTATTATGCCAAATGGTGTGATCATTATGCAGGAGTTACAGCGTTGGATCGAAGATGAAGAAAGCAGACGTGGATATGTTCGTACTAAGACACCATTGATGGCTAAGAACGACCTCTACAAGATTTCAGGACACTGGGATCACTATAAAGATGGAATGTTCGTATTAGGTGATGAAGAGAAAGATAAAGAAGTATTTGCCCTTCGTCCAATGACATGCCCATTCCAGTATTATGTATACAAAGCAGAACAGCACAGCTATCGTGATCTGCCATTGCGTTACGGCGAGACATCTACATTATTCCGTAATGAAGATTCTGGAGAGATGCATGGTCTGACTCGTGTTCGTCAGTTTACAATTTCAGAGGGACATTTGGTTGTAAGACCTGACCAGATGGTAAAAGAGTTCAAGGATTGTATCGCATTAGCTCAGTACTGTCTGCAGGTACTTGGCGTAGAAGAAGATGTAACATATCATCTTTCAAAATGGGATCCTTCAAATAAAGAAAAATACATTGGTGAACCAGAAGTTTGGGAAGAAACAGAAGGTCATATTCGTACAATGCTTCAGGAACTCAATATTCCATTTGTAGAAGATGTCGGAGAGGCAGCATTCTATGGACCAAAGGTAGATATTAATGCAAAGAATGTATACGGAAAAGAAGATACAATGATCACAATCCAGTGGGATGCATTACTTGCAGAACAGTTTGATATGTATTATATTGATGAAAATGGTGAGAAGAAACGTCCATGCATCATTCATCGTACATCTATCGGATGTTATGAAAGAACACTGGCATGGCTGATTGAGAAATATGCAGGTATGTTCCCTACATGGTTATGTCCGGAACAGGTTCGTGTAATTCCTATTTCAGATAAATATCATGAGTATGCAGCCAAAGTTGAAGCAGAACTCAAAGCAAATAACATCCGTTGCTCTGTTGATCAGCGTTCAGAAAAGATGGGATATAAGATTCGCGAAGCTCGTCTGAACAGAGTTCCATACATGTTGATTGTTGGAGCAAAAGAAGAGGAAGAGCAGAAAGTTTCTGTAAGAAGTAGATATCTCGGAGATGAAGGCTCGAAAGATTTGAATGTATTTATCGATGCAATCAAAGATGAGATTCAGAAAAAGACAATTCGTAAGATTGAAGTAGAGGACTAA
- a CDS encoding site-specific integrase, giving the protein MKEKRRDNKGRILHTGESQRTDGKYLYKYVDAFGNTKYVYAWRLTPTDPTPKGKREKPSLRELEQQIRRDIEDGIDSTGKKMTLCQLYAKQNAQRANVKKSTIKQREQLMRLLKEDKLGARSIDTIKPSDAKEWALRMKDKGFSYNTINNHKRSLKASFYIAIQDDCVRKNPFDFKLSEVLENDTKEKVALTEEQEQALLSFIKTDNVYHKYYDDVLILLKTGLRISELCGLTVADIDFKNEVVIIDHQLLKSKEQGYYIETPKTKSGIRQVPLSRETIQAFQRVMKKRPKAEPFVIDGRGNFLFVNHKDKPKVAIDYNALFVRMVKKYNKHHKDNPLPHITPHTLRHTFCTRLASKNMNPKDLQYIMGHSNISITMNWYAHASIDTAKSEVQRLIA; this is encoded by the coding sequence ATGAAAGAAAAAAGACGGGATAACAAAGGTCGTATCCTGCATACTGGAGAGAGCCAACGAACAGACGGGAAATACTTATATAAATATGTAGACGCATTTGGAAACACAAAATATGTGTATGCTTGGAGATTGACACCCACAGACCCGACACCAAAGGGAAAACGGGAAAAACCCTCACTTCGTGAACTGGAACAGCAGATAAGACGGGATATTGAGGACGGTATCGACAGCACAGGCAAGAAAATGACGCTTTGCCAACTCTATGCCAAACAGAACGCACAGAGGGCAAATGTGAAGAAAAGCACAATAAAACAACGGGAACAACTCATGCGGTTATTGAAAGAGGATAAGTTAGGTGCTAGGAGCATTGATACGATAAAACCCTCTGACGCTAAAGAATGGGCGTTACGCATGAAAGACAAAGGCTTTTCCTACAATACCATTAACAACCATAAACGCTCGTTAAAAGCGTCATTCTATATCGCCATACAAGACGATTGCGTAAGGAAAAATCCCTTTGATTTCAAGTTAAGTGAAGTCCTAGAAAATGATACCAAAGAGAAAGTTGCATTGACAGAGGAACAGGAACAAGCCTTACTCTCATTCATCAAGACGGACAATGTGTATCACAAGTATTATGATGATGTGCTGATACTGTTAAAAACAGGACTTCGTATCTCGGAACTGTGCGGACTGACAGTAGCCGATATTGATTTCAAGAATGAAGTTGTGATTATCGACCACCAGTTACTAAAGAGCAAGGAACAAGGCTATTATATTGAAACGCCTAAGACGAAAAGCGGAATAAGGCAAGTACCATTAAGCAGAGAAACGATACAGGCATTTCAACGGGTTATGAAGAAACGCCCAAAGGCAGAACCATTTGTGATAGACGGACGGGGCAATTTCCTATTTGTCAATCATAAGGACAAGCCAAAAGTTGCGATTGATTACAACGCCTTATTTGTCCGTATGGTAAAGAAATACAACAAGCACCACAAGGACAATCCCTTGCCACATATCACACCGCATACGCTACGCCATACGTTCTGCACAAGGCTGGCAAGCAAGAACATGAACCCAAAAGATTTACAGTATATCATGGGGCATTCAAACATTAGTATCACAATGAATTGGTACGCTCATGCGTCCATAGATACCGCAAAATCAGAGGTTCAGCGTCTAATTGCATAG
- a CDS encoding Fic family protein: MRIFNYSKIKEQKWDSEILGLIAAIYKEAGKQELYLKQRPEELEKLVEIAKIQSTEASNAIEGIMTTNTRIKQLVEEKTTPKNRDEQEIAGYRDVLNIIHESFDAIPITQGYILQLHKIMYSHMNNPMAGRTKNNQNYISATYPDGHTEILFTPLAPYETPAALERICAEYNRVIGNFEIEPLIAIPVFIHDFLCIHPFNDGNGRMSRLLTTLLLYRNGFYVGKYISLEAKIAQNKDLYYKALNQAQIGWHEGTEDTVPFIKYILGTILAAYKDFEDRFSIIEKKLPAIDMVRMAAENKIGRFTKQDIHELCPSLSISSIESSLRKLVATGKLKREGAGRATYYIRLF, encoded by the coding sequence ATGCGTATATTTAATTATTCAAAGATCAAAGAGCAAAAATGGGATTCAGAAATACTTGGACTCATTGCTGCAATCTACAAAGAAGCTGGTAAACAAGAACTCTATTTAAAGCAGCGACCGGAGGAACTTGAAAAATTAGTCGAGATTGCAAAGATTCAAAGTACAGAAGCATCCAATGCAATCGAAGGTATCATGACAACCAACACTCGTATAAAGCAATTAGTGGAAGAAAAAACGACACCGAAAAACAGGGATGAGCAGGAAATCGCCGGCTATCGAGATGTTCTCAATATCATCCATGAAAGTTTCGATGCAATTCCTATTACTCAAGGTTACATTCTTCAGCTTCATAAAATTATGTATAGTCATATGAACAATCCTATGGCCGGACGTACAAAAAATAATCAGAACTATATCAGTGCTACTTATCCTGATGGTCACACTGAAATTTTATTTACGCCACTTGCTCCATATGAAACACCAGCAGCGTTAGAGCGAATCTGTGCAGAGTATAATCGAGTTATCGGGAATTTTGAAATTGAACCGCTCATTGCAATTCCAGTTTTCATCCACGATTTTCTCTGCATTCACCCATTCAATGATGGAAACGGACGAATGAGCCGACTGCTCACTACTCTGCTATTATATAGAAATGGATTTTATGTGGGAAAATATATTTCTCTGGAAGCAAAAATTGCGCAGAATAAGGACTTGTATTATAAAGCACTGAATCAAGCACAAATTGGATGGCACGAAGGTACCGAAGATACTGTTCCATTTATTAAATATATTCTTGGAACTATATTAGCTGCATATAAAGACTTTGAAGACAGATTTTCTATTATTGAAAAGAAGTTACCGGCAATAGATATGGTCCGAATGGCTGCCGAAAATAAAATTGGACGATTCACAAAGCAGGATATACACGAACTCTGTCCTTCTTTAAGTATTAGCTCTATTGAAAGCTCACTCAGAAAACTCGTAGCCACCGGCAAATTAAAACGCGAGGGTGCTGGACGAGCCACTTATTATATCCGTTTATTTTAA